A single genomic interval of Lathyrus oleraceus cultivar Zhongwan6 chromosome 7, CAAS_Psat_ZW6_1.0, whole genome shotgun sequence harbors:
- the LOC127104715 gene encoding uncharacterized protein LOC127104715, whose product MSCERGGNYKKKDVVVESYTMKVKCPFMLRFVSSGSGWKVTVRCGFHNHMLAKDLNENDTPDRLKDHERKFVNDMTKYNMAPRYIVAALKDRYPENLMGVTKIYKARSTYNVRKRGLLDEMQHLLSLIHEDKYMYWTRNMDFSNVIADIFWTHPDSVKLLNVFHPVLIFYCTYKTNRTYGDEDESARTNTSIHNFHVSTTSEYIDDIVDVGDNGNCGFSGYCNFTWMGLRVLAFGSDAIDRFGVQDRDKWMKIPDMGYLIVSRYSVILVSFSMNFNITFFLLVIALCITSSRHEMIEIGFNKNNHWVQVKLKSNCPLSPVIDRW is encoded by the exons ATGAGTTGTGAGAGAGGAGGAAATTACAAGAAGAAGGATGTGGTTGTAGAGAGTTATACAATGAAAGTAAAATGTCCATTTATGCTGAGATTTGTGTCAAGTGGAAGCGGCTGGAAGGTTACGGTCAGGTGTGGGTTTCACAATCATATGCTAGCTAAGGACTTAAATGAGAATGACACACCAGATCGTTTAAAAGATCATGAACGGAAGTTTGTGAATGACATGACCAAATACAATATGGCTCCCAGATACATAGTTGCCGCTTTGAAAGATAGATATCCAGAAAATCTAATGGGTGTTACCAAGATCTACAAGGCTAGGTCAACTTACAATGTGAGAAAGAGAGGTTTGTTGGATGAGATGCAACATCTACTGAGTCTTATACATGAAGATAAATACATGTACTGGACAAGAAACATGGACTTTTCCAATGTTATTGCTGATATCTTTTGGACGCACCCTGATTCAGTGAAGTTGTTGAACGTGTTTCATCCTGTGTTGATTTTTTATTGCACATACAAAACAAACAG GACATATGGCGATGAAGATGAAAGTGCGAGAACTAACACATCCATCCACAACTTTCATGTGTCCACCACCAGTGAA TATATTGATGACATTGTTGATGTGGGAGACAATGGAAATTGTGGTTTTTCGGGATATTGCAACTTTACTTGGATGGGGCTAAGAGTCTTGGCATTTGGCTCGGATGCA ATTGATAGATTTGGTGTGCAGGATCGTGATAAGTGGATGAAGATTCCAGATATGGGTTACCTTATTGTTTCTAGATACAGTGTTATATTGGTCTCGTTCTCCATGAATTTTAACATCACATTCTTCCTATTAGTGATAGCATTGTGCATCACGTCAAGTAGACACGAAATGATTGAAATTGGTTTTAATAAGAACAATCATTGGGTGCAGGTGAAGTTGAAATCCAATTGTCCTTTGTCTCCCGTCATAGACCGATGGTAA